Part of the Paroedura picta isolate Pp20150507F chromosome 3, Ppicta_v3.0, whole genome shotgun sequence genome is shown below.
ATTTTTAGCTTATTGTTAGTTttgttaaaaagaaatgtttggaaCATAGCCATTAGACTGTAATTGAACTATTTTTAAACTAAAAATATCAGTAAATCCATCACATTTCCAGGAAGTTATTCAACAGTTTTAAGTATCATCTGACGTTTGCCCAGACTTGCCTCTAAAAGAGCTGCATCTATATTCCATGTTAATGTGACATTGTGCAAGGTCTGTTGGTGACATGCTAACTTCTTACAATGCTCTCTTTCATGAGCTGTAAGACTGAAAGAAATAGCTACCACAGAGTAGGCCATCAAgtgtttatgttttgttttcaaagtCACGGTATCAATCCCATGAACTTCCAATAACAATTATGGGCTGAATTAAAAAATGACGTTACACTTGCTAAAATAATTAGGTGTGTTTTGGGGACAGTATCCTCCCCATTCCCGCTTCTTTTGAAACTGCTTCATAAACGTTTTGTAAcaaggcattggggggggggggctctgctgtCTGAAgggaaaaagtaaaaaaaaaaaaaaaaccctactagcTATGCCTAAAGTAGTTctttggatccaagccactgaaTTGATGCCAAAGCAATTCTTGCATTTGAGGCtctgtttaaaataaattctaCCATCAACCTCCAAAGAGACACGCTTGGGATAGGGGTAATACTTCTATCTAGCCCATCTGATTCCAGGAAAGCTACAATAATTATGTTCTGAATGCATCAATTATCCCATGTAGATTATATTCTTCAGTGTTCAGTAATGTAAAGCTATGTGAACAAGCTATTTTACTGGGTGGAAGGACATATACTTTTACAACTTTGCCACAACAAATCTGATATTTGAGAGTTGTTTTGGAATAAAAAATATTGCCCTATACATTTACATTAGTCATATTTGTTTCATGCAGCTGTATTTATGGCCCTGAAAATGTCTGTGCAGCCAAGTCATCAGAGAGGTTTTAAAATCCCAATTGAATAGAACATTGAATTTCCACCTGCCTCGCCTCCTTACTCCCACCCTCAAATTATTGTTCTAAAAGTACAGAGATAGCAATCATAGGGACATTATGTGAACTAAAATCCAcggtttaaaaaaatagttaaatTAGTTTCATTTTTATTACAAATAGCCAaggatttttttccaaaatataaaTCTGTAAAACAATCATCTTGACTGTACAATTTCATTTACAGTATACAATCCAGAAAAAGTACACAGTTAAAGAACTGCTTTTTTATACATTAGCCCTTGGCCACAAAACAAAAGAATTTGGCAGTACTACTACAACTTTAATGACTATAGGGTGAAAATCAACATATCAGTTACACCATCTAACTTCATTATCAAAGTgggatacatacatacatcattGTACAGGGAATGTTAATTTTTAACTGGAAACTGTCATCATGTTGTAGTTCTTGGAAGGGCTGGCTCTGccaattctccactcctctttaCAGCTGCTTCTACTCTCAAGAGCTTTGGCATTTTTCACTGCTGGCTGAGGGCCTTCATAGAGGACACAGATAGACCCGTCTTCCCCGATGCGATAGGACACCTCAAAGGGGTCCACCCAAAGAGTGAGTTCGCTGGGCAGGAGCTGGAAGAGTCTCTCGTGGCTTAGTCCGATCATGCACGCTGCCTTTCCTATCAAGGGGTCCATCTTGTGATTGATCCTAATGCAGCGGTACCCTGAACCTTTGGAGGGCATCAGCGGGAACCAGTGGTGCTTATAGTGGTCTGTGGGGGGaacaaagggagagaaagggagaagagtTACAGCCCGCCCACCTAATGGGCACTcctcaggcagccagccagccagcctccctcaGCTGCCCATCCGCACAGCGCCTTCAAAAGCGAGTTGAATCCGTCTCAGGGACACAGAAACGAGGCGTGCCGGAGAGCCAGGGCCTTGGGTTGGCCGAGACCCCGAGGCGGTGGGGGAACTTCTGACCACGGCCCTGGGGGAGGGTCCGGCAAAGGGGGCTGCTCAACTCCGCGCTTCCTCTCGGCGCCCTGGCCCTCCGCCTGCCCCACTCGCCTCGACGGGGCCCCGGGGACGGCTCTGTGCGtgtcccccccgccgccgccgccgcctcctcaccTCGCAGCGCCTCCTGCAAGGAGTCGCTGAAGCAGCGCAGCTCCTCGTCGCCGATGCCGCCGGGCGTCCGGAGGAGGCGGGTGATGAAGCCCGCCGCCGTGGAGATCTCCGTCTTCATGGCCCTTCCCCACTCGCGCTCTCCGCCCGCCCGTCCGTCCCTCGCTCCCTCTGCGCTCCCCTCGCGGCGGTCGGGAAGGGCGAAGGCGGGCGGCCGCTCCGGCTCAGGGAGGGGGCCGGCGGCGATTGTGAGGTGGCGCGGGAGGGGCCGCTGGGTGCGCACGGGGGGAGGGGACGGAGACCGGGGTCCCGATCCGCGCCGCCGGCCCAGCCTGCTGCCGCCCactcagcgccgccgccgccgccgccgccggggtcCGCTCGCGAGGAGTAAACAGATCGACGGGCGCAGACGAGAGGcgacctcccaccccctcccaacacTCGCGGGGGACGGGCAGGCGGAGGGGCGGAGCCAGTCGCGGCCAGTGGCGCTGCCCTGGAGCTGCAGCATCACAGATGCTGGGCGTTCCCCCGGAGGACGCCCAACTGCCCTTGTCGATTGGGCAACGGCGGACAACCCCCGACTCTTGATTGGCCGTGAGCGGCAAAGGAGGAAGCGGTGGAAGGCCGTCGGTTGAGCCTCTTGTTCCCTAGGCCTCCGCTCCTCCCCCTACCTCTGCCCTGCGGAGGGGGGGCGGGGCTTGGCTCCCAACCAATGGGAGTGCTCCCCTGGGGCAAGGGAGAGAGGCGCTTTTTCTGAGCTGcctggaggggggcgggggaggggaaggctagAGAAGCCCGCGGGGTTTGTTGACACTCTCTGCGGCGGCTGTGGGGCCGGCGGGGCTGAGTCAGAGCctgcggtggggagaggagaggagaggaggagaggagggggtgttTACAGCTCGTCGGTGAAGTAAtccttgggaagggaagggaggggcgtGACGTCTCCCTGATAGAgagcccgcccgccctccctccctccctctggacGTGCGCGATGTGGTGTTTATCAAGCGCCTGAATGGAGGCGGTGGGGCAAGGAGGGGGAGCGAACGTCAAGGGAAAGGGGTCGCAGAGCGGCTGTAAATTTCACTTTCTTGCGTTACTGTCGACGTTAACCGCCTGCACTTATTTTTCTCCGTTGAAAAGGGGCCACTAATGAACGGAGTTCCGAATACTTTTGCTGTGCGTTTTATGGCGTCCTTGCCCCAAGGAGCGTAACGTCGTTCTCCCGCCTTCCTTTCAGCATCCAAACTGCGCTGTTAGtgcattaggctgagagagaatcgGTGGGCCAGTCTACTCATATTAAGCCTGTGGCTAAAATCGCCTAGTGCCTTTAGACATGCCAGCTTCTGCCTATGGAGCAATGCAGATTTATTTTTAGGGGGCTGTGCCAGCATTACAGTTTCTACCACTGCTGCCAGTAAACTCCTAGATTTTTCACGAATGAGGTAGTGATCTCTACCTACTCAGGAGCTCCCCTGCACACAGAAAAATGTGGCTTTGTTaaccaaaagagaaagaaaccacTAAAATTTATGAGGATTCAACATGTGCCAGAAAGAATACTGAAAGCAGttgaaagttgagaaaggagggagaaaaagtctGCAGAAACTGGAGCTTGAAATTTATTGGAGACAGATCCCAAATTGTCCTCATTTGTATCCAGGCGACCTTGTTATCACTGTTGTTTCAGCAACAGGAATAAACTCTGTGGACTACAGAAGCTAACAATATATACAGACTTATCTTGGGTATAAACTTTGTTTATGTTGATGTAAGACTGGAGCTGTTCCTAAAGGGGTTTCTCCAAAGGAAGCATGATTCATCATAGCCTGATTCATAGTCACATTTGTACAGAATATGACTCAAAAATACATCTTGTCCCAGTATATGTTAACAGTTGTAAAACAGAAGATGCAGCTGTATAAAATCTCACAAAAGTTTTTAATCTTAAATCCGTGGGAAGGGAAACTGCACTCAAGCAGACTCGCAAGGAACTGCTGAAAATGTACAACCCAAACTTATTTATTCAGAATCCTATAAAATTGTGTGCAGGCCAAATCTGCCATTCTCCTTTattctactttttttttaaattaagaacacTGATGCTCAGCTTCCTTTCAACATTCCATTATACTTACAGAGAAATAAGTATGATCAATCTGTTTTGGAAAGGGTAGAGAGGTcttttccttttgaattaatacAGTAATATTTTCTGTATACCTGGGGAGTCCGCAAATATGTAAAATCCCAGGTTGTGATTTGTGTGTGGCTCAGTTCTACTGTGTTCCTTATAGTCAGGCAACCATCAAGTTTGCTA
Proteins encoded:
- the LOC143832017 gene encoding protein BTG1-like translates to MKTEISTAAGFITRLLRTPGGIGDEELRCFSDSLQEALRDHYKHHWFPLMPSKGSGYRCIRINHKMDPLIGKAACMIGLSHERLFQLLPSELTLWVDPFEVSYRIGEDGSICVLYEGPQPAVKNAKALESRSSCKEEWRIGRASPSKNYNMMTVSS